A single genomic interval of Polynucleobacter necessarius harbors:
- the lipA gene encoding lipoyl synthase — MTTNKPDSSTTIEVRQDLNYDASRKQKSREKTARIPIKIVPLEEVLKKPDWIRVKAASKNSRFSEIKKILRENELVTVCEEASCPNIGECFGKGTATFMIMGDKCTRRCPFCDVGHGRPDPLDEKEPANLARTIAALKLNYVVITSVDRDDLRDGGAIHYVDCISQSRALSPNTRIEMLVPDFRGRLDKALDIFAEHALSGLPDVMNHNLETVPRLYKQARPGADYLHSLKLLKDFKVRFPHVPTKSGLMVGLGETDEEILEVMRDMREHNIDMLTIGQYLAPSGHHLPVTRYVHPDVFKMFEEKAYAMGFSHAAVGAMVRSSYHADQQAHGAGVV; from the coding sequence ATGACAACAAATAAGCCTGACTCCAGCACAACTATTGAGGTGCGCCAAGACCTCAACTACGACGCATCTCGCAAGCAAAAATCCAGGGAGAAGACCGCGCGCATTCCAATCAAAATTGTTCCTCTAGAGGAGGTTCTAAAAAAACCAGATTGGATTCGAGTTAAAGCTGCTTCTAAGAATTCCCGTTTTTCTGAAATCAAAAAGATTTTGCGCGAGAACGAGTTGGTAACCGTTTGCGAAGAAGCGAGCTGCCCTAATATCGGCGAATGCTTTGGCAAAGGCACTGCAACTTTCATGATCATGGGTGATAAGTGCACGCGTCGTTGCCCATTTTGTGATGTTGGGCATGGTAGGCCCGATCCTCTCGATGAAAAAGAACCGGCTAATTTAGCGCGTACTATTGCTGCGCTTAAACTCAATTATGTTGTCATCACTAGCGTAGATCGCGATGATCTCCGCGATGGTGGCGCTATACATTATGTGGATTGCATCTCTCAGTCACGCGCTCTTTCGCCTAATACCCGCATCGAGATGTTAGTGCCGGACTTCCGTGGACGCCTGGATAAGGCGTTGGATATTTTTGCGGAGCATGCACTTAGTGGATTGCCTGATGTCATGAATCACAATCTTGAAACAGTGCCACGTTTATATAAACAAGCCAGACCTGGTGCAGACTACCTGCATTCTTTAAAACTCTTAAAAGATTTTAAAGTGCGCTTTCCTCATGTACCAACTAAGAGCGGCTTGATGGTGGGTTTGGGCGAAACAGATGAAGAGATTTTGGAAGTGATGCGCGATATGCGCGAGCACAATATCGACATGCTGACTATCGGCCAGTATCTTGCTCCTTCTGGACATCATTTGCCTGTCACGCGTTATGTCCATCCAGATGTATTTAAGATGTTTGAAGAAAAGGCTTATGCCATGGGCTTCTCCCATGCAGCCGTCGGCGCGATGGTGCGCTCAAGCTATCATGCGGATCAACAGGCACATGGAGCTGGGGTTGTTTAG
- the lipB gene encoding lipoyl(octanoyl) transferase LipB, translating to MSALVKQLGLAEYASTYEAMQAFTKERTNETPDEIWVLEHPPVFTLGLAGDAGNLHSPSNHIPLVQVDRGGEITYHGPGQIVVYLLLDLRRLGIFVKELVSRIEQAVIDALADFGIQAERHPGATGIYVSEQSGVPSEWIGAKIAALGLKVSKSCSYHGLALNVATDLEAFKRIHPCGYQGLKTVDMQTLGIKDNIDTISQRLVQHLQKQLIPS from the coding sequence ATGTCGGCTCTAGTAAAACAACTGGGATTGGCGGAATACGCGTCTACGTATGAGGCGATGCAAGCATTTACTAAAGAGCGCACAAACGAAACGCCCGATGAGATTTGGGTCTTAGAGCATCCTCCGGTGTTCACTTTGGGTTTGGCTGGGGACGCGGGCAATCTTCACTCACCAAGCAATCATATTCCCCTGGTTCAGGTTGATCGGGGTGGTGAGATCACTTATCACGGTCCCGGCCAAATTGTGGTCTACCTACTACTGGATCTTCGACGTCTCGGAATTTTCGTCAAAGAATTGGTTTCACGGATTGAGCAGGCGGTGATAGATGCGCTGGCAGATTTTGGAATTCAGGCAGAAAGACATCCTGGCGCCACTGGAATTTATGTCTCTGAGCAATCTGGAGTGCCCTCGGAGTGGATTGGCGCCAAGATTGCCGCATTAGGCCTGAAGGTCTCCAAAAGCTGCTCCTACCATGGTCTTGCCTTAAATGTAGCAACGGATTTGGAGGCTTTCAAGCGCATCCACCCCTGTGGCTATCAGGGTTTAAAGACGGTTGATATGCAAACCCTTGGGATCAAGGACAATATAGACACTATTAGCCAAAGGCTTGTGCAGCATTTACAGAAGCAACTGATCCCATCATGA
- a CDS encoding DUF493 family protein, with translation MTEEKSLIEYPSLFPIKVMGKTNPEYLPAIIHIAKQFDPTFDESKVEQRPSKDGNYLGITLPITATSREQLDELYRTLYTHPLVSVVL, from the coding sequence ATGACTGAAGAAAAATCTTTAATCGAATATCCCTCTTTATTTCCAATCAAGGTAATGGGTAAAACAAACCCAGAATATTTGCCTGCGATTATTCATATCGCCAAGCAATTCGATCCAACATTCGATGAAAGTAAGGTTGAGCAACGGCCCTCTAAAGACGGCAACTATCTGGGTATCACCTTGCCAATTACCGCCACTAGTCGTGAGCAGTTAGATGAGCTCTATAGAACTTTATATACGCATCCGTTGGTTAGTGTTGTTCTGTAA
- a CDS encoding alpha/beta hydrolase → MNSRTKVIHIQGIVGSMEMSIDLPDELKNEPLFAVRGLALVAHPHPLMGGTMDNKVAQTMARAFNQLGYVSVRPNFRGVGGTAGVHDDGVGELEDLLHVTDWMRTPSSWSQCEATASQPWVANANTLPLVVSGFSFGSFVGSHVVQRLADLGRPAERLVMVGSAAGKWTLAQVPADTILIHGELDETIPLIDVLDWARPQERTVQVVSGADHFFHRRLHCIRNIITGAWLGMPDHRK, encoded by the coding sequence ATGAATAGCCGCACAAAAGTAATTCATATTCAAGGCATTGTTGGCTCAATGGAAATGTCTATTGATCTTCCGGATGAATTAAAAAACGAGCCTTTATTCGCAGTACGTGGTTTGGCTCTGGTTGCTCACCCACATCCTTTGATGGGCGGAACAATGGATAACAAGGTGGCCCAAACAATGGCACGCGCCTTCAACCAGCTCGGTTACGTTAGCGTACGTCCAAACTTCCGCGGCGTAGGTGGAACTGCGGGAGTGCATGATGATGGTGTTGGTGAGCTAGAAGATTTACTTCATGTGACTGATTGGATGCGTACGCCATCTAGCTGGAGTCAATGCGAAGCGACTGCAAGTCAGCCGTGGGTGGCCAACGCAAATACTTTGCCATTGGTTGTTTCAGGATTCTCTTTTGGAAGTTTTGTTGGCAGCCATGTAGTGCAAAGGCTTGCGGATCTGGGGCGCCCAGCTGAGCGTCTTGTGATGGTAGGTAGCGCCGCTGGTAAATGGACGTTGGCTCAAGTTCCCGCGGATACGATTTTGATTCATGGTGAATTGGATGAAACCATTCCACTGATTGACGTTCTAGACTGGGCGCGCCCACAAGAGCGCACAGTACAGGTGGTTTCTGGTGCCGATCATTTCTTCCATCGTCGCTTACATTGCATTCGTAACATTATTACCGGCGCTTGGTTGGGCATGCCAGATCACCGCAAATAA
- a CDS encoding VanZ family protein translates to MSLNPFEFDFQNGISAWAWLDAPLPRFITLFDVAVNILAYIPFGFLVMFAAYPRWRNFVALGIALGLSAALALGVETLQSWLPTRIPSQMDWWANLFGGLLAIPPGPQWLSGSAMRRRFDQWFGLDWAACALFLLFPWSQIYPQSSWLGTGAWGHAIFGSVDWGTLVINHVAQEMVITSLCWLGVALLLSWGLRAKATQWRILNGLLALTVLIKIWFTALQFGAEFSLIWLTTGALWSMVLGSVLLRWALQLKQSNRFWMTMVCLLGITIAVNVLPDNPYFILTLRH, encoded by the coding sequence GTGAGCCTCAACCCCTTTGAGTTTGATTTCCAGAATGGAATATCCGCTTGGGCCTGGTTGGATGCCCCGTTACCTCGTTTTATTACTTTATTTGATGTAGCAGTCAATATTCTGGCTTATATCCCTTTTGGGTTTTTGGTGATGTTTGCCGCCTATCCGCGCTGGCGTAACTTTGTAGCTTTAGGGATTGCCCTTGGGCTGAGCGCAGCTCTAGCGTTGGGCGTAGAAACGCTACAGTCTTGGCTGCCGACTCGCATACCGAGTCAGATGGATTGGTGGGCTAATTTATTCGGTGGTTTATTGGCCATTCCTCCGGGACCGCAGTGGCTTTCTGGAAGTGCTATGCGTCGTCGATTTGATCAGTGGTTTGGCTTGGATTGGGCGGCGTGCGCTTTATTTCTGTTATTCCCGTGGTCGCAAATTTATCCGCAAAGCTCATGGCTGGGAACGGGCGCATGGGGACATGCCATTTTTGGCTCAGTTGATTGGGGTACTTTGGTAATCAATCACGTAGCTCAAGAGATGGTGATCACCTCACTCTGTTGGCTCGGAGTTGCATTGCTACTTTCTTGGGGGCTACGCGCAAAGGCTACTCAGTGGCGCATCCTCAACGGACTTTTAGCTTTGACCGTGCTAATTAAGATATGGTTTACGGCGCTTCAGTTTGGCGCTGAGTTCAGCTTGATCTGGCTCACTACGGGCGCTCTCTGGAGCATGGTGTTGGGAAGTGTTTTATTGAGATGGGCTCTACAGTTAAAGCAAAGCAATCGCTTTTGGATGACCATGGTTTGCTTGCTTGGTATCACCATAGCGGTGAATGTTTTGCCTGATAACCCCTATTTCATTTTGACCCTTAGGCACTGA
- a CDS encoding biotin--[acetyl-CoA-carboxylase] ligase, translated as MTANCILERVIETRSTNDDLLERWRAGQLIDPVARIAHKQTVGKGRAGRSWLANSEDSLCFSLAFPFKRTPAELSGLSLLVGLAVISGIAQACNLSESQLHQAGLRLKWPNDLLLNNSKLAGILIEGGQAKTGDTTWMIIGVGINLSNAEFIAANLGSGLKAISLDQITKTLPDTEYLWLKLISSLEKHLAEFDLYGFQSCRERWMTWDAYRDQSVCISGAGKNSTYGIAKGVDESGALLLQQENKTIAIHAGHVSLRIQS; from the coding sequence ATGACTGCAAATTGCATACTTGAGCGCGTTATTGAGACCAGATCAACCAATGATGATCTTTTAGAACGCTGGCGCGCTGGCCAGTTAATTGACCCCGTGGCTCGTATTGCCCATAAGCAAACAGTCGGCAAGGGGCGTGCGGGTCGGTCGTGGTTAGCCAATTCAGAGGATTCACTGTGCTTTTCTTTAGCCTTCCCCTTTAAAAGAACTCCTGCCGAACTTAGCGGCTTGAGTCTACTGGTTGGTCTGGCAGTAATCTCGGGCATTGCCCAAGCCTGCAATCTCAGCGAATCACAACTGCATCAGGCAGGCCTACGTCTAAAGTGGCCAAATGATTTATTGCTTAATAACAGCAAACTCGCCGGCATCCTCATTGAGGGCGGCCAAGCAAAAACAGGCGATACAACCTGGATGATTATTGGTGTTGGCATCAACTTAAGTAACGCAGAATTTATTGCAGCAAATCTGGGCAGCGGACTCAAGGCCATCTCACTTGATCAGATTACAAAAACACTACCTGATACAGAATACCTCTGGCTTAAATTAATTTCCTCACTCGAAAAACATCTTGCGGAATTTGATCTCTATGGATTTCAATCCTGCAGAGAACGCTGGATGACATGGGATGCCTATCGGGATCAAAGTGTATGCATTTCAGGCGCCGGCAAAAACTCCACCTATGGAATCGCAAAAGGCGTTGATGAATCCGGGGCGTTACTATTGCAACAAGAAAACAAAACGATTGCCATTCATGCGGGTCATGTTTCATTGCGGATTCAATCATGA
- a CDS encoding type III pantothenate kinase yields the protein MSLYLFFDVGNTRLKWAAVESTEKPNVQQKKLWAYSGSVSSKSLQSTEHPAELADYISKTLPKPDAIGFSCVAGEDAIVNLKSLFPQWSDLKWRELKGDSAYPGMRSLYQDSSKLGADRWAALIGARALSSYNTLVVNAGTATTIDLLGSNGLHYGGWILPGLSLMQESLQSKTAQLPLAVREETRQEFGINTNEAIIGGCDAAQIGAIHYALLQAKKMNCPVERIWLDGGNAKILLDQIKKSDLQNWSIEQTNSLVLRGVWAWLLAIL from the coding sequence ATGAGCCTTTATTTATTCTTTGATGTTGGCAATACCCGTCTCAAGTGGGCGGCCGTGGAGTCCACTGAAAAGCCAAACGTCCAACAAAAAAAATTGTGGGCTTACTCTGGATCTGTCAGCAGCAAATCTTTGCAATCGACAGAGCATCCCGCTGAACTTGCAGACTATATTTCCAAGACACTACCCAAGCCAGACGCTATAGGCTTTAGTTGTGTTGCAGGTGAAGACGCAATCGTCAATCTCAAATCACTATTTCCGCAATGGAGCGATTTGAAGTGGCGGGAATTAAAAGGTGATAGCGCTTACCCAGGAATGCGTAGCCTTTATCAAGACTCCAGCAAACTGGGTGCCGACCGCTGGGCCGCGCTCATTGGGGCTCGAGCCTTATCCAGCTATAACACTTTGGTTGTAAATGCAGGCACCGCCACCACCATTGATTTGCTGGGCTCCAACGGCCTTCATTACGGCGGCTGGATCTTGCCTGGCCTAAGCCTAATGCAAGAAAGCTTACAGAGTAAAACGGCTCAACTCCCTTTAGCGGTTCGCGAAGAAACCAGACAAGAATTTGGCATCAACACGAATGAAGCGATTATCGGCGGATGCGATGCAGCGCAGATCGGCGCCATTCACTACGCACTACTGCAAGCTAAAAAAATGAATTGCCCAGTTGAAAGAATTTGGCTTGATGGTGGCAACGCCAAAATTCTGTTGGATCAAATTAAAAAATCGGATTTACAAAACTGGTCTATTGAGCAAACGAATAGCTTAGTGCTGCGCGGAGTCTGGGCTTGGCTGCTTGCAATCCTTTAA
- the rfaE2 gene encoding D-glycero-beta-D-manno-heptose 1-phosphate adenylyltransferase → MSQLSPPSFEAKVCQPDQLATRLANLPRPLVFTNGVFDILHRGHASYLAQARALGASLVVGVNSDASVKMLGKGDDRPINSEADRQALLAALESVDMAVLFAEQTPVNLIEKIRPHIYVKGGDYEIDALAETRLVKSWGGKAIAIPFLYERSTTSLLGKIRS, encoded by the coding sequence ATGAGTCAGTTGTCACCACCCTCTTTCGAAGCCAAAGTTTGCCAGCCAGATCAGCTTGCAACTCGTTTGGCGAATCTCCCTAGGCCATTAGTGTTTACGAATGGCGTCTTTGATATTTTGCATCGCGGTCACGCTAGTTATTTAGCGCAGGCACGTGCCTTGGGGGCCAGCTTGGTTGTGGGCGTGAATTCAGATGCCTCAGTCAAGATGTTGGGTAAAGGCGATGACAGGCCGATTAACTCTGAAGCAGATCGTCAGGCCCTATTAGCAGCGTTGGAGAGCGTTGATATGGCCGTGTTGTTTGCTGAGCAAACACCAGTAAATCTAATTGAAAAAATTCGCCCACATATTTATGTCAAGGGCGGAGATTATGAGATTGATGCCTTGGCAGAAACCCGCCTAGTCAAAAGTTGGGGCGGCAAAGCAATCGCTATCCCATTTCTATATGAGCGCTCAACCACAAGCCTTTTAGGTAAGATCCGCTCTTAA
- a CDS encoding thiol:disulfide interchange protein DsbA/DsbL, with amino-acid sequence MISCSRRVITLFALLSLSGFASAQGQKIQEGFDYRILPVAQPVETKGKVEVIEFFWYGCPHCYDFEPELSSWVKHQPKDVVFKRVPVAFRDDLMPHSQLFYALEAMGKGDALNEKVMYATHKENKRLLTESEIADWVASQGIDRNTFLATYRSFAVISTARAAKQLAEAYRIDGVPTIVMQGKYVTSHSIAGSKAKAIAVMEYLEEKIRKNKYKQ; translated from the coding sequence ATGATTTCATGTAGCAGACGTGTAATTACATTATTCGCACTCCTTTCTTTAAGTGGCTTTGCCAGTGCGCAAGGTCAAAAAATTCAAGAAGGCTTTGACTATCGTATATTGCCCGTGGCGCAGCCGGTAGAAACTAAAGGCAAGGTAGAGGTGATCGAATTCTTTTGGTATGGCTGCCCTCACTGTTACGACTTTGAGCCTGAGCTTAGTAGCTGGGTAAAACACCAACCTAAAGATGTTGTCTTTAAAAGAGTTCCGGTTGCTTTCCGTGATGATTTGATGCCGCACAGCCAATTGTTTTATGCCCTTGAAGCCATGGGCAAAGGCGATGCTCTTAATGAAAAAGTCATGTATGCCACGCATAAGGAAAACAAGCGTCTTTTAACGGAGTCAGAGATTGCGGATTGGGTTGCTTCACAAGGAATAGATCGCAACACTTTCTTAGCGACGTATCGTTCCTTTGCGGTGATTTCGACAGCGCGGGCCGCTAAACAGCTGGCTGAAGCCTATCGAATTGATGGCGTGCCTACTATTGTGATGCAAGGTAAATATGTAACCTCACACTCTATAGCCGGTTCTAAGGCGAAAGCAATCGCAGTGATGGAGTACTTGGAAGAGAAAATTCGCAAGAATAAATACAAGCAGTAA
- a CDS encoding SPOR domain-containing protein, translated as MMKTPNQQTGFVQHRVDARDAQYGGTILGFILGLGVGLGIAFVIAFYLSKNTPQERPGMRAPSLPLTIKPSAAPAEGETATPAEPVDLNKPLQGKSPAPASADPIADLVNGKKSADKPVDASSTSTAKSDAIYFLQVGAFTKRADADAQKANLAIQGIQAQLSDVTSDGNTLWRVRVGPYNSVEESNSVRDKLNGIGIKPTLIKSSKS; from the coding sequence ATGATGAAAACACCGAATCAGCAAACTGGCTTCGTTCAACATCGGGTTGATGCTAGAGATGCCCAATATGGCGGCACTATCTTAGGCTTTATTTTGGGTTTAGGTGTTGGTCTTGGAATTGCGTTTGTTATCGCTTTTTATCTTTCCAAAAATACGCCTCAAGAGCGGCCCGGCATGCGCGCCCCAAGCCTACCTTTGACTATTAAGCCTTCTGCTGCGCCTGCTGAGGGCGAAACAGCGACACCTGCTGAGCCGGTGGATTTAAATAAGCCGCTTCAGGGCAAGTCACCAGCCCCTGCTTCAGCAGATCCGATTGCCGATTTGGTTAATGGCAAAAAGTCCGCCGACAAACCTGTAGATGCCTCCTCCACTTCGACTGCTAAATCAGACGCTATTTATTTCTTGCAGGTAGGCGCATTTACAAAGCGTGCAGACGCAGATGCGCAAAAAGCAAATTTGGCGATACAGGGCATTCAAGCCCAGTTGAGTGACGTGACAAGTGATGGCAATACGCTGTGGCGCGTACGTGTAGGCCCTTACAACAGTGTTGAAGAGAGTAACTCAGTTCGTGACAAATTAAATGGCATTGGCATTAAACCAACTTTAATTAAATCTAGTAAATCATGA
- the argS gene encoding arginine--tRNA ligase: MLSTNKNRLIEMLSAALAGLAQERGLEEAPVPRLERPKAVDHGDVACNIALQLSKAWKLNPRALAQALVERLQQQAGFNELIASCEIAGPGFINFRLSNAAKTTVVKEILSAGTHFGESELSNGSTSSAMIEFVSANPTGPLHVGHGRQAALGDALANLLATQGIKVHREFYYNDAGVQIANLALSVQARLQGLKPGDAKWPEQAYNGEYIAEIAAAFKASPEFKDDIEAIRQFAVAYLRNEQDIDLKTFGVKFDCYYLESSLYTDGSVAQIVGDLQSIGKTYESEGALWLKTTDDGDDKDRVMRKSDGSFTYFVPDVAYHISKWNRGFHKVINVQGGDHHGAIARVRSGLQGVAQKRGWDIPKTYPDYVLHKMVTVMRHGEEVKISKRAGSYVTVRDLVEWSGGVTPEMTPEERELALQRGRDAVRFFLISRKADTEFFFDIDLALQQNDENPVFYVQYAHARISSILQQWGGQISDLAAVDLSLLQSKVSDHLLRRLAEYPELLTTAAEELAPHALAFYLRDLAGDVHTFYNADRVLVDDQNLKLARLALLSATRQVLQNGLKVLGVSAPEKM, encoded by the coding sequence ATGTTGTCTACTAATAAAAATCGCTTAATTGAAATGCTCAGTGCTGCCCTAGCAGGCTTAGCTCAGGAGCGCGGCCTAGAAGAGGCCCCTGTCCCGCGTCTAGAACGTCCTAAAGCTGTTGATCATGGAGATGTCGCCTGTAATATCGCCCTTCAGCTTTCTAAGGCCTGGAAACTCAACCCACGCGCGCTCGCACAAGCCTTAGTTGAACGCCTCCAGCAGCAAGCGGGATTCAATGAGCTGATTGCGTCTTGTGAAATCGCTGGCCCTGGTTTTATTAATTTCCGCTTAAGCAATGCCGCTAAAACTACGGTGGTAAAGGAAATACTTTCTGCGGGAACGCATTTTGGCGAGTCTGAGCTAAGTAACGGGTCTACTTCTAGTGCCATGATTGAGTTTGTCTCAGCCAATCCAACGGGGCCGTTACATGTCGGTCACGGAAGGCAGGCGGCGCTTGGCGATGCTTTGGCGAATTTGTTGGCGACCCAGGGTATCAAAGTTCACCGCGAGTTTTATTACAACGACGCCGGTGTGCAAATTGCGAATTTAGCGCTGTCAGTTCAGGCTCGTTTACAAGGCTTAAAACCAGGTGACGCGAAGTGGCCTGAGCAAGCCTATAACGGCGAATATATTGCGGAGATTGCCGCTGCGTTTAAAGCTTCTCCAGAATTTAAAGATGACATTGAAGCGATTCGCCAGTTTGCCGTTGCCTATTTGCGTAACGAACAAGATATTGATCTCAAAACGTTTGGCGTGAAGTTTGATTGCTATTACTTAGAATCTTCTTTGTATACCGATGGTAGCGTGGCGCAAATTGTGGGTGATTTGCAAAGCATTGGTAAGACCTATGAATCTGAAGGCGCCTTATGGTTAAAGACTACAGATGACGGTGATGATAAAGATCGTGTCATGCGTAAATCTGATGGCAGCTTTACGTACTTTGTGCCTGATGTCGCCTATCACATCAGCAAATGGAACCGTGGCTTTCATAAGGTGATTAATGTCCAGGGCGGAGATCACCATGGAGCGATTGCCCGTGTTCGCTCAGGTTTACAGGGCGTAGCCCAGAAGCGCGGTTGGGATATTCCTAAAACTTACCCAGATTATGTGCTGCATAAAATGGTGACGGTGATGCGTCACGGTGAAGAAGTGAAAATTTCTAAGCGCGCAGGCTCGTATGTCACGGTGCGTGATTTGGTTGAATGGTCTGGCGGGGTTACGCCAGAGATGACGCCAGAAGAAAGAGAATTGGCTTTGCAGCGCGGACGTGATGCAGTACGCTTTTTCTTGATTTCTCGTAAGGCAGATACTGAATTTTTTTTCGATATCGATTTAGCCTTACAGCAAAATGATGAGAACCCGGTGTTCTATGTGCAGTATGCGCATGCTCGAATTAGTTCAATCTTGCAACAATGGGGTGGTCAAATATCTGATTTGGCTGCAGTAGATCTTTCGCTTTTGCAAAGCAAGGTGTCCGATCATTTACTCCGCCGTTTGGCAGAGTATCCGGAGCTGTTGACAACTGCCGCCGAAGAATTGGCGCCTCATGCCTTGGCTTTTTACTTGCGTGATTTAGCGGGTGACGTCCATACCTTCTATAACGCTGATCGTGTATTGGTTGACGATCAAAATTTAAAATTGGCACGTCTAGCGCTGCTATCTGCAACCCGTCAGGTTTTACAGAATGGCTTAAAAGTACTTGGGGTATCAGCGCCAGAAAAGATGTAA
- a CDS encoding DUF1840 domain-containing protein has product MIYQFRSKAGPAVIMLADLTKRIVDILGRPLEPCGILTIEQLPDLITALETAILKDLEERAKVNEDAENGSEKPKLADRLGQRAYPFLELMKQARAKNEPVMLGV; this is encoded by the coding sequence ATGATCTATCAATTTCGCTCAAAAGCTGGTCCAGCCGTCATCATGCTGGCGGACCTGACCAAACGAATTGTTGATATTTTGGGGCGTCCTTTAGAGCCTTGCGGGATTCTGACGATTGAACAGCTCCCAGACCTGATCACTGCGCTAGAAACCGCCATTCTCAAAGACCTTGAAGAGCGAGCTAAGGTAAATGAAGACGCCGAGAATGGGTCTGAGAAGCCGAAGCTAGCCGATCGTCTTGGTCAACGCGCCTACCCATTCCTAGAGCTGATGAAGCAAGCTAGGGCCAAAAACGAACCAGTGATGTTGGGCGTTTAA